From a region of the Syngnathus typhle isolate RoL2023-S1 ecotype Sweden linkage group LG12, RoL_Styp_1.0, whole genome shotgun sequence genome:
- the btc gene encoding probetacellulin: MAKVYGLYVAILTVLALHECSLASCNATDKAVNQTEGPCHRQGNEDNCTAPTLDTGQWNGHFSKCPHELHHYCIHGECRYIKDQKTPSCRCQYGYIGSRCEYVDLDGRIGERKQIIIICVIAALVVLILLIVFIFVCSRRRFRCCRKRRRRREEPKNGTEKLNMMAPKTSDSGEPLNNNAV; this comes from the exons TGCTGGCCTTGCATGAATGTTCCTTGGCCAGCTGCAACGCCACCGACAAGGCCGTCAATCAAACGGAAGGCCCCTGCCATCGCCAGGGCAACGAAGACAACTGCACAG CGCCTACTCTGGACACGGGACAGTGGAATGGACACTTCAGCAAATGTCCGCATGAACTCCATCACTACTGTATCCATGGAGAGTGTCGCTACATAAAAGACCAAAAGACACCGTCCTGCAG GTGTCAGTATGGTTACATCGGTTCCAGGTGCGAGTACGTGGACCTGGACGGGCGGATAGGAGAGAGAAAGCAGATCATCATCATCTGCGTTATCGCAGCACTCGTGGTCCTTATTCTTctcattgtgtttatttttgtctgTTCACG TCGCAGATTTCGATGTTGCCGGAAGAGGAGACGGCGGCGGGAGGAACCGAAGAACGGGACGGAGAAACTAAACATGATGGCTCCCAAAACATCGGACTCAGGGGAGCCTTTAAACAATAACGCCGTTTGA
- the LOC133163755 gene encoding limbic system-associated membrane protein-like, whose protein sequence is MDTFLLRLRFRLLLLLLLLLLPPVAPDDDCPECNGTENSETDCMCKIDGKLKMNIHPTATGDKWEDQDGTAITGATARCTLEAEKKHLTLDPVKAADANKVYKATYNSNSKTQKFKVIPLVVCDTNNQQCTVPQGQNVRLKAADPNHNWYLNNAKKGTTSNFDILGVTTANSGKYEAKDANSVVKNSIDLVVVPPTPKPVAAKPKLVPADSNDSTPRGESGRQLKVKASSDGPAKVGAEWSLECVVTQNNTRVTHFAWLKDDKEMVGQTGAKVVFAALKAMDAAKYRCKAGDDESLNYDLTVVGSGAVAPSSSLLLTLSLLLGLLCC, encoded by the exons ATGGACACGTTCCTGCTCCGGCTCCGTTTccgcctcctcctgctgctgctcctgctgctgctgcccccgGTGGCGCCAG ATGATGACTGTCCTGAATGCAATGGCACCGAGAACAGCGAAACGGACTGCATGTGCAAGATTGACGGCAAACTCAAGATGAATATCCACCCCACCGCTACCGGAGACAAGTGGGAGGACCAGGATGGCACAGCGATTACTGGCGCCACCGCCAGGTGCACTTTGGAAGCCGAGAAGAAACACCTGACGCTCgatccagtgaaagctgcggaTGCCAACAAGGTCTACAAGGCCACCTACAACAGTAATTCCAAGACCCAGAAGTTCAAAGTCATCCCTTTGG TCGTGTGTGACACCAACAACCAGCAGTGCACCGTGCCGCAGGGCCAAAACGTCCGATTGAAGGCTGCCGACCCGAACCACAATTGGTACTTAAACAACGCCAAGAAAGGCACAACTTCCAACTTCGACATCCTCGGCGTGACTACGGCCAACAGCGGGAAGTACGAGGCCAAAGACGCCAACTCAGTCGTGAAGAACTCCATCGACCTTGttgtag TGCCCCCCACCCCAAAGCCAGTGGCCGCCAAGCCAAAGCTAGTGCCCGCCGATTCAAACGACTCAACCCCCCGCGGCGAGTCTGGCCGCCAGCTTAAGGTCAAAGCCAGCAGCGACGGCCCTGCCAAGGTGGGCGCCGAATGGAGCCTGGAGTGCGTGGTCACCCAGAACAACACCCGCGTCACCCACTTCGCCTGGTTGAAGGACGACAAAGAGATGGTTGGCCAAACGGGCGCCAAAGTCGTCTTTGCGGCCCTCAAGGCCATGGACGCGGCCAAATACAGATGCAAGGCCGGCGACGACGAGTCCCTCAACTACGACTTGACAGTTG TTGGCAGCGGTGCCGTGGCGCCGTCCTCCTCGCTGCTGCTGACGCTGAGCCTGCTGCTCGGCCTCCTGTGCTGCTAG
- the rxfp3 gene encoding LOW QUALITY PROTEIN: relaxin-3 receptor 1 (The sequence of the model RefSeq protein was modified relative to this genomic sequence to represent the inferred CDS: deleted 2 bases in 1 codon) — MSGEPPEQGSAWNFNESTNATTNRSCHSHLHASELGSESGSDGAAAVRIIISVVYSLVCALGLVGNVLVLYLMKSKHAWRKSPINLFVTSLALTDFQFVLTLPFWAVENALDFTWLFGRVMCKTVSYVTAMNMYASVFFLTAMSVARYSSVASALHGRRGGRHRRRFLFPLRRCGAARCVAASIWLAAACAALPHAVFSTTVRVSHEEDLCLVKFPESERTSAQVWLGLYHSQKVLLGFVAPLIIICACYLLLLRFVAANNDINTSSANRRAKVTKSVTIVVLSFFLCWLPNQALTAWGILIKLNVVHFTYGYYTTQVYVFPVSVCLAHSNSCLNPVLYCLMRREFRKALKKLFRRITSPALTTIRPITGTTKPGGGEQGRGEPVGAPRESPQEPAAVIFYPPGAAM, encoded by the exons ATGTCCGGGGAACCTCCAGAACAAGGATCGGCTTGGAACTTCAACGAGAGCACCAACGCCACCACCAACCGCTCCTGCCACTCTCACCTCCACGCGAGCGAACTCGGGTCCGAGTCGGGCTCGGATGGCGCTGCGGCGGTGCGCATCATCATCTCGGTGGTTTACTCTCTGGTTTGCGCGCTGGGGCTGGTGGGGAACGTTCTGGTGCTCTACCTGATGAAGAGCAAGCACGCGTGGAGGAAGTCCCCCATCAACTTGTTTGTCACCAGCCTGGCGCTCACCGACTTCCAGTTCGTGCTCACGCTGCCCTTTTGGGCGGTGGAGAACGCCTTGGACTTCACGTGGCTCTTCGGGCGCGTCATGTGCAAGACGGTGTCCTACGTGACGGCCATGAACATGTACGCCAGCGTCTTCTTCCTCACTGCCATGAGCGTGGCGCGTTATAGTTCCGTA GCGTCGGCGCTCCATGGCCGGCGCGGTGGACGGCATCGACGGCGCTTCTTGTTCCCACTACGGCGCTGCGGCGCGGCGCGCTGCGTGGCCGCTTCCATCTGGCTGGCAGCCGCCTGCGCTGCGCTCCCGCACGCCGTTTTCTCCACCACGGTGCGCGTGTCTCACGAGGAGGACTTGTGTTTGGTGAAATTCCCGGAGAGCGAGCGCACCAGCGCGCAAGTCTGGTTGGGACTCTACCACTCGCAGAAGGTCCTCCTCGGCTTCGTGGCTCCTCTCATCATCATCTGCGCATGCTACCTGCTCCTTTTACGCTTCGTGGCGGCCAACAACGACATCAACACGTCGAGTGCAAATAGACGCGCTAAAGTGACCAAGTCGGTCACCATCGTGGTGCTCTCCTTCTTCTTGTGCTGGCTACCCAACCAAGCGCTCACAGCTTGGGGGATCCTCATCAAGCTTAACGTGGTGCACTTCACCTACGGGTATTACACCACGCAAGTGTACGTGTTCCCCGTGTCCGTGTGCTTGGCGCACTCCAACAGTTGCCTCAACCCGGTGCTCTACTGCCTGATGCGCCGCGAGTTCCGCAAGGCGCTTAAGAAACTCTTCCGTCGGATCACATCACCTGCTCTCACCACCATCAGGCCCATCACCGGCACCACCAAGCCTGGGGGGGGAGAGCAGGGGCGCGGCGAGCCTGTCGGGGCACCCCGGGAAAGTCCGCAGGAGCCCGCTGCAGTGATCTTCTATCCTCCAGGAGCGGCTATGTAG